A genomic region of Brevibacillus sp. JNUCC-41 contains the following coding sequences:
- a CDS encoding rhodanese-like domain-containing protein, translating into MEILYTLLIILGVVIAYSLFNWYRQRKIVKTLTQDEFIANYRKVQLIDVREPNDFDNGHILGARNIPMTQMKTRLVEIRPDKPVYLYAQSEIISGRAAAMLYKKGYRELFHLKGGFKMWTGKIKAKK; encoded by the coding sequence TTGGAAATATTATATACGCTGCTCATCATCTTGGGAGTGGTTATTGCGTATTCACTTTTTAATTGGTACCGCCAGCGTAAAATCGTTAAAACATTAACACAGGACGAATTTATCGCTAACTACAGAAAAGTGCAGCTAATCGATGTGCGGGAACCGAATGATTTCGATAATGGTCATATCTTAGGCGCAAGAAACATCCCTATGACTCAAATGAAAACCCGCTTGGTCGAAATTAGGCCGGACAAGCCTGTATATTTGTACGCTCAGAGCGAAATCATCAGCGGAAGAGCTGCAGCCATGCTATACAAAAAGGGCTACAGGGAACTTTTTCACCTAAAGGGCGGTTTCAAGATGTGGACCGGGAAAATCAAAGCAAAGAAATAA
- the gcvPB gene encoding aminomethyl-transferring glycine dehydrogenase subunit GcvPB, producing MNNQDQSLIFEISTSGRIGYSLPEMDVATISLEEILPADYIREEEAELPEVSELDIMRHYTALSKRNHGVDSGFYPLGSCTMKYNPKINENVARFNGFAHIHPYQDPATVQGALGLLFDLQEHLTEITGMDQVTLQPAAGAHGEWTGLMMIRAFHEANGDTERTKVIVPDSAHGTNPASATVAGLETITVKSDENGLVDLEDLKRVVGPDTAALMLTNPNTLGLFEENILEMAQLVHDAGGKLYYDGANLNAVLSKARPGDMGFDVVHLNLHKTFTGPHGGGGPGSGPVGVKSDLIPYLPKPLVVKQGEQFVLDYDRPQSIGRVKPYYGNFGINVRAYTYIRSMGPDGLKAVTENAVINANYMMRRLEPFFDLPYNRHCKHEFVLSGRRQKKLGVRTLDIAKRLLDFGYHPPTIYFPLNVEEGMMIEPTETESKETLDAFIDAMIQIAKEAEETPEIVQEAPHTTVIKRLDETLAARKPVLRFQA from the coding sequence ATGAATAATCAAGATCAATCACTCATTTTTGAAATCAGTACTTCCGGTCGAATCGGATACAGTCTGCCAGAAATGGATGTTGCAACTATTTCGCTCGAAGAAATTCTTCCTGCCGACTACATCCGTGAAGAAGAGGCAGAACTTCCTGAGGTGTCCGAACTTGATATCATGCGTCATTATACAGCACTTTCCAAGCGGAATCATGGAGTGGATTCGGGTTTTTATCCGCTGGGTTCATGCACGATGAAATATAATCCGAAAATAAATGAAAATGTGGCGCGCTTCAACGGTTTTGCCCATATCCATCCATATCAGGATCCGGCTACTGTTCAGGGAGCATTGGGACTATTATTTGATTTGCAGGAACACTTAACGGAAATCACCGGTATGGACCAAGTGACATTACAGCCTGCAGCAGGTGCTCACGGTGAATGGACTGGATTGATGATGATTCGCGCTTTTCACGAAGCGAATGGCGATACAGAACGGACTAAAGTGATTGTACCTGATTCTGCACACGGTACGAATCCTGCCTCTGCAACTGTTGCCGGCCTTGAAACGATTACAGTGAAGTCGGATGAAAATGGGTTAGTCGACCTTGAGGATTTAAAGCGTGTTGTCGGACCGGATACCGCGGCCTTGATGCTGACGAATCCCAATACATTGGGATTGTTTGAAGAAAATATTTTGGAAATGGCCCAACTTGTCCATGACGCAGGTGGGAAGCTTTATTATGATGGAGCCAACCTGAATGCAGTTCTATCGAAAGCACGACCGGGTGATATGGGCTTTGATGTGGTTCACTTAAATCTCCATAAAACATTCACAGGCCCGCATGGCGGCGGCGGCCCGGGTTCTGGTCCTGTAGGGGTGAAGTCGGACTTGATTCCTTACTTGCCTAAACCGCTTGTGGTCAAACAAGGTGAGCAATTCGTTCTTGATTATGATCGTCCGCAATCCATCGGTAGGGTAAAACCTTATTATGGTAATTTCGGGATAAACGTGAGGGCGTATACGTACATTCGTTCAATGGGGCCAGATGGTCTTAAAGCCGTCACCGAGAATGCGGTCATCAATGCCAATTATATGATGCGTAGGTTGGAACCATTTTTTGACTTACCATATAATCGTCATTGTAAGCATGAATTCGTATTAAGCGGACGCCGTCAAAAGAAATTAGGGGTAAGGACTCTCGATATAGCCAAAAGATTGCTGGATTTCGGTTATCATCCTCCGACCATTTACTTCCCGTTGAACGTGGAAGAAGGAATGATGATAGAACCGACTGAAACCGAGTCTAAAGAAACGCTGGATGCGTTCATCGATGCGATGATCCAGATTGCCAAGGAAGCGGAAGAAACCCCGGAAATCGTTCAGGAAGCTCCGCATACAACCGTTATAAAGCGGCTTGACGAAACTCTTGCTGCAAGAAAACCTGTTCTGCGTTTTCAAGCATAG